A region from the Beduinella massiliensis genome encodes:
- a CDS encoding histidine kinase, whose protein sequence is MKGGQGRLLQARSGRQSIHQIIRTVVLLFFLSFAAVSLIGNQLLYNAYSNGFAAQQGEIYERYFSQIETNLREAERVSLQLVSSETIQQALGTIAQAQGQTLANARTALHSAITSTVGNAFYFARNVVLKDTRGFCYSYGGVVNKNELIDQVETLLDNTSDDGRMAWFGMVSGGREYMVLTRAIRESRQLSLKVLGYEAVCVDVQSMLAGIDRGAEPLLEMTEIYMDGLRLYRGGQCPELPEDDVAAIEDKQLMTLKGSTIFVTKTAVFDGRIVLVNYANFDRITQTLRFSRTVLLLAVLALSLLLMLATLRTIDGVLRRLDKLAAAVEHVGTDDLRVKLDLELLESRDEIGLLARHFQRLMNQVDELVNQKLKKQLYAAQAQNRMLQAQIRPHFLYNTLETIHAMAVKSGDVQIGRISMCLSKLVRASYRGSMHVPLRDEIDFVQQYLTIYRIRFGERLRARIDYNDADEEILLPQMTLQPLMENSVRYGLMTKMERGVIRLRIRRRRNQLVISLYDNGMGFPPEVVERYNHLQLEDELEIHGYGNVLQRLRYTYGEEAHVQVRSRQGHWTNLAITIPDVLPARLREEATQPVQDSAGG, encoded by the coding sequence GTGAAAGGCGGGCAAGGGCGCCTTTTGCAGGCGCGGAGCGGCAGGCAATCCATCCACCAGATCATCCGCACCGTGGTGCTGCTGTTTTTCTTGAGCTTTGCGGCGGTGAGCCTCATCGGCAATCAGTTGCTGTACAACGCGTACAGCAACGGTTTTGCTGCGCAGCAGGGCGAGATATACGAGCGGTACTTCTCTCAAATCGAAACAAACCTGAGGGAAGCGGAGCGCGTCTCCCTCCAGCTTGTTTCCAGTGAAACGATCCAGCAGGCGTTAGGTACGATTGCGCAGGCGCAGGGACAGACGCTGGCCAATGCACGAACCGCCCTGCACTCCGCAATCACCTCTACGGTGGGGAACGCGTTCTATTTTGCGCGCAACGTAGTGCTGAAGGACACGCGAGGCTTTTGTTACAGCTATGGCGGGGTGGTGAACAAAAACGAGTTGATCGACCAGGTGGAGACGCTGCTTGATAACACGTCGGATGACGGCAGGATGGCTTGGTTTGGGATGGTCAGCGGAGGCAGAGAGTATATGGTCCTGACCCGCGCTATCCGTGAATCCCGGCAATTAAGCTTAAAGGTGCTGGGCTATGAGGCCGTTTGCGTAGACGTACAATCCATGCTGGCAGGCATCGATCGGGGTGCGGAGCCCCTGCTGGAAATGACGGAAATCTACATGGACGGTCTGCGATTGTATCGCGGCGGCCAATGCCCGGAGCTGCCGGAGGACGACGTGGCCGCCATTGAGGACAAACAGCTGATGACTCTGAAGGGGAGCACGATTTTCGTAACCAAGACGGCGGTATTTGATGGACGGATTGTGTTAGTCAATTATGCGAACTTTGACCGGATTACCCAAACCCTGCGCTTCAGCCGCACGGTGCTGCTGCTGGCGGTGCTGGCGCTTTCCCTGCTGTTGATGCTGGCGACGCTGCGAACGATCGACGGGGTGCTGCGGCGGCTCGATAAGCTGGCTGCGGCGGTGGAACACGTGGGCACGGACGACCTGCGGGTGAAGCTGGATCTGGAGCTGCTGGAAAGCAGGGATGAGATTGGCCTGCTGGCGCGGCATTTTCAACGCCTGATGAATCAGGTGGATGAATTGGTCAATCAAAAGCTGAAAAAGCAGCTGTACGCCGCGCAGGCGCAGAACAGGATGCTGCAGGCGCAGATTCGACCGCATTTTCTCTATAACACATTGGAAACCATTCATGCCATGGCGGTGAAGAGCGGAGACGTGCAGATCGGCCGCATTTCTATGTGCTTGTCGAAGTTGGTGCGAGCGTCTTATCGTGGCTCCATGCATGTACCCCTGCGCGATGAAATCGACTTTGTGCAGCAATATCTGACGATCTACCGCATTCGCTTTGGGGAGCGGCTGCGCGCACGGATCGATTACAACGACGCCGACGAGGAAATCCTGCTTCCGCAGATGACACTGCAGCCGCTGATGGAAAACTCGGTACGCTACGGATTGATGACAAAGATGGAGCGGGGGGTGATCCGCCTGCGCATCCGCCGCCGACGCAACCAGCTTGTCATCAGCCTGTATGACAACGGAATGGGTTTCCCACCGGAGGTTGTCGAAAGGTATAACCATCTGCAGTTGGAAGATGAGCTGGAAATCCATGGATACGGCAACGTTCTGCAACGCCTGCGGTATACCTACGGCGAGGAGGCTCATGTGCAG